From the genome of Chanos chanos chromosome 5, fChaCha1.1, whole genome shotgun sequence, one region includes:
- the LOC115812205 gene encoding solute carrier family 22 member 13 → MADFGEILRAVGDFGLFQKLLLFGLCFPNLLLPFHLASLIFNQADTGHHCNTDWILRIDANLSIEEQLNLTVPWLQDGSFSSCEMFIPVDWDISAIREHGLNETTSCTSGWVHYDSIYESTIITDFDLVCENGNAVGLAQTVFMAGILVGSLLFGPFVESFGRQRATQIPVVLMVIFTVVTGLSPNFYMYLVSQFIVGISYGGYRVNCIVLATEWIGVKKRSYASFLTQVLGGVGQAVLAGIIYFVRNWRIAQFVMAAPIAVVACYIWFVPESARWLLDRGKTEEAKKLILKAAAINKRTIPDSILMKLTNDKPVERGGIKSLFASPILRRYFLYLTFGWCALNLSYYCLSLNVGKFGLDIFVTQLIFGLTEVPAHLICLWLLEAGGRKLVLMSTLLVGGFVCLLILAVPQDSAIAITVLATAGRFLMNGAGSVCNIYVQELFPTSIRQTAAGLGATATRVAGMLSPPLNLLEVYHWTIPTLVFSTLSLIGGALAFLLPETRRKELPDSTEEAEGRRKVELVEKKELGQAKEECKATKM, encoded by the exons ATGGCAGATTTTGGAGAGATCCTTCGGGCTGTTGGTGATTTTGGACTCTTCCAAAAGCTTCTCTTATTTGGGCTCTGCTTCCCAAACCTCCTTCTACCTTTTCACCTTGCCAGTTTAATCTTCAACCAGGCAGACACTGGTCACCACTGTAACACAGATTGGATCTTGAGGATAGACGCTAATCTGTCCATAGAAGAACAGCTGAATCTGACTGTGCCTTGGCTTCAGGATGGCTCTTTCAGCAGCTGTGAGATGTTCATCCCTGTAGACTGGGATATCAGTGCTATAAGAGAGCATGGCCTCAACGAAACCACCTCCTGCACCAGTGGATGGGTGCATTATGATTCAATTTATGAATCAACCATAATCACTGAT TTTGATCTTGTCTGTGAAAATGGCAATGCAGTTGGACTGGCACAAACTGTCTTCATGGCTGGTATTCTTGTCGGGTCGCTGCTGTTCGGTCCTTTTGTTGAATC gtttGGTCGCCAGCGAGCCACACAGATACCTGTAGTGCTCATGGTGATTTTTACAGTGGTGACAGGTCTTTCTCCAAACTTCTATATGTATCTTGTATCCCAGTTTATTGTTGGAATTTCATATGGTGGATATCGGGTCAACTGCATTGTACTTG CAACTGAATGGATTGGAGTCAAAAAGAGGTCTTATGCATCTTTTTTGACACAAGTCCTGGGCGGCGTGGGACAGGCAGTCCTCGCTGGAATTATATACTTTGTCCGAAACTGGAGAATCGCCCAGTTCGTCATGGCAGCCCCAATTGCTGTGGTGGCTTGTTACATATG GTTCGTTCCAGAGTCTGCTAGGTGGCTCCTGGATCGAGGTAAAACTGAAGAGGCCAAAAAGCTGATTCTCAAGGCAGCTGCAATTAATAAACGCACAATCCCTGACTCCATACTGATGAAG ctcaCAAATGATAAGCcagtagagagagggggaattaAAAGTCTCTTTGCCTCACCTATTCTCAGGAGGTACTTCCTGTATTTAACATTTGGATG GTGTGCATTAAACCTGTCATATTACTGCCTTTCTCTGAACGTTGGCAAATTTGGCCTCGATATATTCGTTACACAACTCATATTTGGCCTGACAGAGGTGCCAGCTCATTTAATCTGTCTATGGCTACTGGAAGCAGGAGGAAGGAAACTGGTCCTCATGAGCACACTCCTCGTGGGAGGCTTTGTCTGTCTCCTGATCCTCGCTGTTCCTCAAG ATAGTGCCATTGCAATTACTGTTCTTGCAACTGCTGGGAGATTTTTAATGAATGGTGCAGGCTCCGTCTGCAACATTTATGTTCAAGAGCTGTTTCCCACTTCCATCAG acagacagctgcAGGCCTGGGTGCCACAGCCACACGTGTTGCTGGGATGCTGTCTCCCCCATTGAACCTACTGGAGGTTTACCACTGGACCATTCCCACTCTGGTCTTcagcaccctctctctcataggTGGGGCTCTCGCCTTCCTTCTGCCTGAGACCAGACGCAAGGAGCTGCCAgactccacagaggaggcagagggaaGGAG GAAAGTGGAACTCGTGGAGAAGAAGGAGCTTGGTCAAGCAAAGGAGGAATGTAAAGCCACTAAGATGTAG